A part of Bosea sp. (in: a-proteobacteria) genomic DNA contains:
- the grxD gene encoding Grx4 family monothiol glutaredoxin, which yields MTDINAVIDAEVKANDVLLFMKGTPQFPMCGFSGQVVQILNYLGVPYKGVNVLDDMAIRDGIKAYSNWPTIPQLYVKGEFIGGCDITREMFQSGELAQLLADKGLAVKQTTA from the coding sequence ATGACAGACATCAACGCGGTGATCGACGCCGAAGTGAAAGCGAACGACGTGCTCCTCTTCATGAAGGGCACGCCGCAGTTCCCCATGTGCGGCTTCTCCGGACAGGTCGTTCAGATCCTCAATTATCTCGGCGTGCCCTACAAGGGCGTCAATGTGCTGGACGACATGGCGATCCGTGACGGCATCAAGGCCTACTCGAACTGGCCTACCATTCCCCAGCTCTACGTGAAGGGCGAGTTCATCGGCGGCTGCGACATCACGCGCGAGATGTTCCAGTCCGGCGAGCTGGCCCAGCTGCTTGCGGATAAGGGCCTGGCCGTCAAGCAGACGACGGCCTGA
- a CDS encoding TlpA family protein disulfide reductase: MPMMARLALGLALGLGLVSLYVTMQARGNPQAASATAGSCSPARDVTAAIDAAATGELAAFKSMSPRAVPDLRFNDPAGVPIHLSQMKGRTVLLNLWATWCAPCRHEMPALDALQAEFGGPAFEVVAVNIDTRNLDRPRQWLADNNITRLAYYADPEARVFQELKRAGQAVGMPTTLLIDANGCQLGVLHGPAAWASGDAKRLIRAALGR, encoded by the coding sequence ATGCCGATGATGGCGAGGCTTGCGCTCGGCCTCGCGCTCGGGCTTGGCCTCGTTTCGCTATACGTGACGATGCAAGCGCGCGGCAACCCGCAAGCCGCCAGCGCGACGGCGGGCTCGTGCAGCCCGGCGCGCGACGTCACCGCCGCGATCGATGCGGCCGCTACGGGGGAGCTGGCCGCCTTCAAGAGCATGAGCCCGCGCGCCGTGCCCGATCTGCGCTTCAACGATCCTGCCGGGGTCCCCATCCACCTGTCGCAGATGAAGGGGCGGACGGTCCTGCTCAACCTCTGGGCCACATGGTGCGCGCCCTGCCGCCACGAGATGCCGGCGCTCGACGCGCTGCAGGCCGAGTTCGGAGGCCCGGCCTTCGAGGTCGTGGCCGTGAACATCGACACCCGCAATCTCGACAGGCCGCGGCAGTGGCTGGCGGACAACAACATCACGCGGCTGGCCTACTATGCGGACCCGGAAGCCAGGGTCTTCCAGGAGCTCAAGCGTGCAGGCCAGGCGGTGGGGATGCCCACCACGCTGCTCATCGATGCGAACGGCTGCCAGCTTGGTGTGCTCCATGGCCCCGCCGCTTGGGCAAGCGGGGACGCCAAGCGCCTTATCCGGGCCGCGCTCGGACGCTAG
- a CDS encoding TIGR02302 family protein has translation MLGFSLAPTPARTRMDRTMADRSELDRQRGGETVTRPTPRPDPVVDRLGDLVRRSRLALWWERVWPCLWAPFTVILLFLTVSWLGLWNQVGPEGRQAGLILFGLAFLASFWPLLRLRAPRETESLARLDRSAPTGHRPASALRDSLAVGEADPFTRALWKTHLARQQRELDALKVAAPAPGMARRDRWALRAAPMLAAVASFFVAGPDAADRIAASWHWSEPTAPSPQVRIDGWIDPPGYTRLPPIMLTFGGPGEVIRAPARSTIIVRVSGAPGATIEAQGGLEAQAAPADLREGIERRFVVAGDGTVRLGGAGVPAGDVAIAMVPDRAPSIAMTEAPQPGQRGQLSVTYRARDDYGIASIEAAFRPVAQTARPGARPLIAPPRLPLPNPGDVSGEADLKATLELAEHPWAGALVQMTLTARDDAGQEGVSEPREVTLPQRAFNKPLARALVEVRRWLVLDVTDRRRVQTALDALMIEPSEYMKEPGAYLGLRLITEKLRSARDDARLLEVVDDLWQLAIILEDGDLSDAERQLRAAQDRLQQAMERGADQQELSRLTQELREAMNRYMRELAEQMQRDQQNGRQNEMSQMPENLRTVTPRDLNNMLNRIDELNKRGETEEAKRLLNELNNMMRNLQQARPGQMDQRQREMQNQLGELDRMAREQQELRDDTFQQGQEERSQQRSPRAQQGQRGQQQARPNQGQRQQGQRGQQGQEGQEGQEGQEGQEGQEGQQGRQGQQGREQLAQRQQQLRERLRDMQRRMQQQGAPNQPGLGEAESAMGEAEGALGQGDMNGAAEAQGRALESLRNGAQQLAQQMQQEGQGEGEGEGMADGDPTQGGRDRAGSRQTQQRDPLGREGQQRESSRGIVSGDTRVPGEAPQVRARRILEELRRRLGESLRPQEELEYLERLLRRQ, from the coding sequence ATGTTAGGCTTCTCGCTTGCGCCCACTCCGGCGCGGACGAGGATGGACCGGACCATGGCGGATCGCTCCGAGCTTGACCGACAGCGTGGCGGCGAAACCGTCACCCGTCCGACGCCGCGCCCCGATCCCGTGGTCGACCGCCTTGGCGATCTGGTCCGCCGGTCCCGGCTGGCGCTGTGGTGGGAACGGGTCTGGCCGTGCCTGTGGGCGCCGTTCACGGTCATTTTGCTGTTTCTCACGGTCTCATGGCTCGGCTTGTGGAATCAGGTCGGGCCCGAGGGACGGCAGGCTGGCCTCATCCTGTTCGGGCTGGCGTTCCTTGCCTCCTTCTGGCCGCTTCTGAGGCTTCGCGCCCCGCGCGAGACGGAATCGCTCGCACGTCTCGACCGCAGCGCCCCGACGGGACATCGCCCGGCCAGCGCACTGCGTGACAGCCTGGCCGTGGGCGAGGCGGACCCCTTCACCCGCGCCCTGTGGAAAACCCATCTCGCGCGCCAGCAGCGTGAGCTTGACGCCCTGAAGGTGGCTGCGCCGGCGCCGGGCATGGCGCGGCGCGACCGCTGGGCCCTGCGCGCGGCTCCCATGCTCGCCGCCGTGGCCAGCTTCTTCGTGGCCGGCCCCGATGCGGCGGACCGCATCGCCGCCTCCTGGCACTGGAGCGAGCCGACGGCGCCCTCGCCGCAGGTGCGCATCGACGGCTGGATCGATCCGCCGGGCTACACTCGCCTGCCGCCGATCATGCTGACCTTCGGCGGCCCCGGCGAGGTCATCCGCGCGCCGGCCCGCTCCACCATCATCGTGCGTGTGTCTGGCGCGCCGGGCGCCACCATCGAGGCGCAAGGCGGGCTCGAAGCGCAGGCAGCGCCGGCCGACCTGCGCGAGGGCATCGAGCGGCGCTTCGTCGTCGCGGGCGACGGCACGGTCAGGCTCGGCGGCGCCGGGGTCCCGGCCGGCGACGTGGCCATAGCCATGGTGCCCGACCGCGCCCCCTCCATCGCCATGACAGAGGCGCCGCAGCCGGGGCAGCGCGGCCAGCTCTCGGTCACCTACCGCGCGCGGGATGATTACGGCATCGCCTCGATCGAGGCCGCCTTCCGCCCGGTCGCGCAGACAGCCCGTCCGGGCGCGCGCCCGCTGATCGCGCCGCCGCGGCTGCCCCTGCCCAATCCGGGCGATGTCAGCGGCGAGGCCGACCTCAAGGCCACGCTCGAACTCGCCGAACATCCCTGGGCCGGCGCTTTGGTGCAGATGACCCTGACCGCGCGCGACGATGCCGGCCAGGAGGGCGTTTCCGAGCCGCGCGAGGTGACATTGCCGCAGCGCGCCTTCAACAAGCCGCTCGCCCGGGCGCTGGTCGAGGTGCGCCGCTGGCTGGTCCTTGATGTCACCGACCGTCGGCGCGTGCAGACGGCGCTCGACGCGCTGATGATCGAGCCTTCCGAATACATGAAGGAACCGGGCGCCTATCTGGGCCTGCGCCTCATCACCGAGAAACTCCGGAGCGCGCGCGACGATGCCCGGCTGCTCGAGGTGGTGGATGATCTGTGGCAGCTCGCGATCATCCTGGAGGATGGCGACCTCTCCGACGCCGAGCGTCAGCTCAGGGCCGCGCAGGACCGTTTGCAGCAGGCCATGGAGCGCGGCGCGGACCAGCAGGAGCTTTCGCGTCTGACCCAGGAACTGCGCGAGGCGATGAACCGCTACATGCGCGAACTTGCCGAGCAGATGCAGCGCGACCAGCAGAACGGCCGGCAGAACGAGATGTCGCAGATGCCGGAGAATCTCCGCACCGTGACGCCGCGCGATCTCAACAACATGCTCAACCGCATCGACGAACTCAACAAGCGCGGCGAGACCGAGGAAGCCAAGAGGCTGCTCAACGAACTCAACAACATGATGCGCAACCTCCAGCAGGCGCGCCCCGGCCAGATGGACCAGCGCCAGCGCGAGATGCAAAACCAGCTCGGCGAGCTCGATCGCATGGCGCGCGAGCAGCAGGAACTGCGCGACGACACCTTCCAGCAGGGTCAGGAGGAGCGCAGCCAGCAGCGCAGCCCGCGCGCGCAGCAGGGCCAGCGCGGCCAGCAGCAGGCGCGCCCCAATCAGGGGCAGCGCCAGCAGGGACAGCGCGGCCAGCAGGGGCAAGAGGGCCAGGAAGGTCAGGAAGGCCAGGAAGGCCAGGAAGGGCAAGAGGGTCAGCAGGGCCGGCAAGGCCAGCAGGGCCGCGAGCAATTGGCCCAACGCCAGCAGCAGCTGCGTGAGAGGCTGCGCGACATGCAGCGGCGCATGCAGCAGCAGGGAGCGCCCAACCAGCCAGGGCTCGGCGAGGCCGAATCAGCCATGGGCGAGGCGGAAGGCGCATTGGGCCAGGGCGATATGAACGGCGCCGCGGAGGCGCAGGGCCGCGCCCTGGAAAGCCTGCGCAATGGCGCGCAACAGCTGGCCCAGCAGATGCAGCAGGAAGGCCAGGGCGAGGGAGAGGGCGAGGGCATGGCCGATGGCGACCCGACCCAGGGCGGCCGCGACCGGGCCGGCAGCCGCCAGACGCAGCAGCGCGATCCGCTCGGCCGCGAAGGTCAGCAGCGCGAATCGAGCCGCGGCATCGTCTCGGGCGACACGCGCGTTCCGGGCGAGGCGCCGCAGGTGCGCGCCCGGCGCATCCTCGAGGAGTTGCGCCGGCGCCTGGGCGAATCGCTGCGCCCGCAGGAAGAGCTGGAATATCTGGAGCGCCTGCTGCGACGGCAATGA
- a CDS encoding CBS domain-containing protein, protein MPQLLQATPLIALRAAAIDTESTGLDVRKARLVEIGVLAIDGGILTPEPLLEQLVNCAEPVPASSTAVHGITAADLAGQPDFGSLHGHIQAALEGRVLIGHTVGFDLALLRRECERAGLAPIAAPALDVRVLAQLVSNQLSAYSLEGLAAWLGVEPGRRHRALGDAETAGLIFLALIPRLRDVGIRTLGEAVARSKAVTDAMAGAQPAEWEIARPGAGQVEASLAKLDHYPYRHRVSEVMNRAPVTLPAATLLEDALKVIATRKLSSVLVGDRLDDAAEVGIVTERDIMRVLAERGAEAFGLSIGAIASRPLATVPEDALIYRAIGRMANRNIRHLAAVGHDDSVVGVVTTRDLLKLRASSAIALGDDIDAATGVAGLARAWAKLPAMARALGAEGVPARAISAVIAREVGALTRRAAQLAESELASGSLGPAPCDYAILVLGSAGRGESLLAMDQDNAVVFAEGEPGSAEDAWFAAHGRRMCAILHEVGVPLCKGGVMASEPAFRGSLAEWRQRIGRWLTRADPDDLLAVDIFFDFRAVHGRRVLAHQLWLDAWAAARAEIPFVKLLAQAAGDGGSHLNLLGRIRTDDAGRIDVKGALLKGIVTTARTLALRHGVTRHATADRLSGLSGLAEGGAADLAGLDEDHQLALELILAQQLEDIAEGLPPGNRVLARAITARQTQALKAALARQGNLSELLRDALAA, encoded by the coding sequence ATGCCCCAGCTTCTGCAAGCCACGCCCCTGATCGCGCTCCGTGCGGCGGCCATCGACACGGAGAGCACCGGCCTCGATGTGCGAAAGGCGCGGCTGGTCGAGATCGGCGTGCTCGCCATCGACGGTGGAATTCTGACGCCCGAGCCGCTGCTCGAGCAGCTGGTGAATTGCGCCGAGCCTGTGCCGGCGAGTTCCACCGCCGTCCATGGCATCACCGCAGCCGATCTGGCCGGCCAGCCCGATTTCGGCAGCTTGCATGGCCACATCCAGGCCGCGCTCGAGGGGCGCGTGCTGATCGGCCATACGGTGGGCTTCGATCTTGCCCTGCTGCGCCGCGAATGCGAGCGAGCCGGGCTGGCGCCCATAGCTGCGCCCGCGCTCGATGTCCGCGTGCTGGCGCAGCTCGTGTCGAACCAGCTCTCGGCCTATTCGCTGGAGGGGCTGGCGGCGTGGCTGGGCGTCGAGCCAGGGCGTCGCCACCGTGCGCTGGGCGATGCCGAGACGGCGGGCCTCATCTTCCTGGCGCTGATCCCCCGCCTGCGTGATGTCGGCATCCGCACGCTCGGCGAGGCGGTGGCGCGCTCCAAGGCCGTGACCGACGCCATGGCAGGCGCGCAGCCCGCCGAGTGGGAGATCGCAAGGCCAGGCGCCGGACAGGTCGAGGCCAGCCTCGCAAAGCTCGATCACTACCCCTATCGCCACAGGGTCAGCGAGGTGATGAACCGCGCGCCGGTGACGCTGCCGGCCGCGACGCTTCTGGAGGATGCGCTGAAGGTGATCGCCACGCGCAAGCTCAGCTCCGTGCTGGTGGGAGACCGGCTCGACGATGCGGCCGAGGTCGGGATCGTCACCGAGCGCGACATCATGCGCGTCCTCGCCGAGCGCGGCGCGGAGGCCTTCGGGCTCTCCATCGGCGCCATCGCCAGCCGGCCTCTGGCGACCGTGCCCGAGGACGCGCTGATCTATCGCGCCATTGGCCGCATGGCCAACCGCAACATCCGCCATCTGGCTGCGGTGGGGCATGATGATTCGGTGGTTGGCGTCGTGACCACACGTGATCTCCTGAAGCTCAGAGCCAGCTCCGCCATCGCGCTGGGCGACGACATCGACGCCGCGACCGGGGTCGCAGGGCTCGCGCGCGCCTGGGCCAAGCTGCCGGCGATGGCGAGGGCGCTGGGCGCTGAGGGCGTGCCGGCCCGCGCGATCTCGGCGGTGATTGCACGGGAGGTCGGCGCGCTGACCCGCCGCGCCGCGCAGCTGGCCGAAAGCGAGCTGGCGTCGGGCAGCCTGGGGCCGGCGCCGTGCGACTACGCCATCCTCGTGCTCGGCTCGGCCGGTCGCGGGGAAAGCCTGCTTGCCATGGATCAGGACAATGCCGTGGTCTTCGCGGAGGGCGAGCCGGGCAGTGCGGAAGATGCCTGGTTCGCGGCCCATGGACGGCGCATGTGCGCCATCCTGCATGAAGTGGGCGTGCCGCTGTGCAAGGGTGGCGTCATGGCGAGCGAGCCCGCCTTCCGCGGCTCGCTCGCCGAATGGCGCCAGCGCATCGGCCGCTGGCTGACGCGCGCCGATCCGGACGACCTGCTGGCGGTGGACATCTTCTTCGACTTCCGGGCGGTGCATGGCCGGCGTGTGCTGGCGCACCAGCTCTGGCTCGATGCATGGGCGGCAGCGCGGGCTGAAATCCCCTTCGTCAAGCTCCTGGCTCAGGCGGCGGGGGATGGCGGCTCCCATCTCAACCTGCTGGGGCGCATCCGCACCGACGATGCCGGCCGCATCGACGTGAAGGGCGCGTTGCTCAAGGGCATCGTCACGACCGCCCGCACCCTCGCCCTGCGCCATGGCGTGACGCGCCACGCCACAGCGGATCGGCTTTCAGGCCTCTCCGGCCTGGCCGAGGGCGGGGCTGCGGACCTCGCCGGACTGGACGAGGACCATCAGCTTGCGCTGGAACTGATCCTGGCCCAGCAGCTGGAGGACATCGCCGAGGGCCTGCCCCCTGGCAACCGGGTGCTGGCCCGGGCCATCACGGCCCGGCAGACGCAGGCGCTCAAGGCCGCTCTGGCGCGGCAGGGCAATCTGAGCGAACTTCTGCGCGACGCGCTGGCAGCGTGA
- a CDS encoding BolA family transcriptional regulator, with protein MPMKADDIERMIRDAIPDAVIEIKDLAGDGDHYAATVTSAAFKGMPRVRQHQMVYDALKGNMGGVLHALALTTVVAQN; from the coding sequence ATGCCCATGAAGGCCGATGACATCGAGCGCATGATCCGGGACGCAATCCCGGATGCGGTCATCGAGATCAAGGATCTCGCCGGCGACGGCGACCACTATGCCGCGACGGTCACGTCTGCGGCATTCAAGGGCATGCCCCGCGTGCGTCAGCACCAGATGGTCTACGATGCCCTGAAGGGAAACATGGGCGGCGTGCTGCATGCCCTTGCGCTGACGACGGTTGTTGCCCAGAATTGA
- a CDS encoding isoprenylcysteine carboxylmethyltransferase family protein, which yields MSLVIAKTIWTLLVAGWYVLRIPFERKAKKARIVRDELGVPERIRLSISLTGLGIIPMIYVFSGFPRWADYPVQPLLTALGLVTAVAALTMFRLTHKALGRNWSVSLQLKDDHKLITHGIYSRIRHPMYSAFWLMAIAQALLLPNLVAGLAGIVGFGTLYVLRVGHEERLMIAGFGAEYEAYMQRTGRLWPKLG from the coding sequence ATGAGCCTCGTCATCGCCAAGACCATCTGGACCCTGCTCGTGGCGGGGTGGTATGTCCTGCGCATCCCCTTCGAGCGCAAGGCGAAGAAGGCTCGCATCGTGCGCGACGAGCTAGGCGTGCCCGAGCGCATCCGCCTTTCGATCTCGCTCACCGGCCTCGGCATCATTCCGATGATCTATGTCTTCTCAGGCTTCCCGCGCTGGGCCGATTATCCCGTCCAGCCGCTGCTCACCGCGCTTGGCCTTGTCACGGCCGTGGCGGCGCTGACGATGTTCCGCCTCACGCACAAGGCGCTGGGCCGCAACTGGTCCGTCAGCCTCCAGCTCAAGGATGACCACAAGCTCATCACCCACGGCATATACAGCCGCATCCGCCATCCCATGTATTCCGCCTTCTGGCTGATGGCGATCGCGCAGGCGTTGCTGCTGCCGAACCTCGTCGCCGGGCTGGCCGGCATCGTCGGCTTCGGCACGCTCTATGTGCTGCGCGTCGGTCATGAGGAACGCCTCATGATCGCGGGCTTCGGCGCCGAGTATGAAGCCTACATGCAGCGCACCGGCCGTCTGTGGCCGAAGCTGGGCTGA
- a CDS encoding twin transmembrane helix small protein, with the protein MNVVMNALVPIAVGSVAVVLLLGLVNMMRGGSASKAQTLMRLRVLLQFAALVVIMGVIWWRTA; encoded by the coding sequence ATGAATGTTGTCATGAACGCTCTCGTCCCCATCGCTGTCGGCTCCGTCGCCGTCGTGCTGCTCCTCGGCCTCGTCAACATGATGCGCGGCGGCTCCGCCTCGAAGGCCCAGACGCTCATGCGCCTGCGCGTGCTGCTTCAGTTCGCCGCCCTTGTGGTGATCATGGGCGTGATCTGGTGGCGCACCGCCTGA
- the lysA gene encoding diaminopimelate decarboxylase, translating into MHHFAYRDGILHAEDVDLRDIAREVGTPFYCYSTATLVRHYRVFRDAFAGADTLVCYAMKANSNQAVLRTLAREGAGMDIVSLGELKRALAAGVPGERIVFSGVGKTREEMAAALDADILCFNVESEPEAKALSEVALSKGRKARISFRINPDVDARTHAKISTGRFDNKFGVPISRARDIYRWAATLKGLSITGVDMHIGSQITDLRPFDDATGLLCELARDLMADGHKLHHIDLGGGLGIPYREDNEPPPAPDAFAAVIRRHTGPLGLKVMFEQGRLIVGNAGILVTSVIYVKQGEAKTFVIVDAAMNDLIRPTLYEAWHGLKPVSEPGAQTPRIVADVVGPVCETGDYLALAREMPAVAAGDLVAVMSAGAYGAVQSGTYNTRLLVPEVLVEGDRFAVVRPRPDYDDVIGLDHIPAWLA; encoded by the coding sequence ATGCATCATTTCGCCTATCGCGACGGCATTCTTCATGCCGAAGACGTGGATCTTCGCGACATCGCGCGCGAGGTCGGCACGCCATTCTACTGCTACTCCACCGCCACGCTCGTGCGTCATTACCGCGTCTTCCGCGATGCCTTTGCAGGGGCGGACACGCTGGTGTGCTATGCCATGAAGGCCAACTCGAACCAGGCCGTGCTGCGCACGCTGGCGCGCGAGGGCGCGGGCATGGACATCGTCTCGCTTGGCGAGCTCAAGCGCGCGCTGGCCGCCGGCGTGCCGGGCGAGCGGATCGTCTTCTCCGGCGTTGGCAAGACGCGCGAGGAGATGGCCGCTGCGCTCGATGCCGACATACTGTGCTTCAACGTCGAGTCCGAGCCCGAGGCCAAGGCCCTTTCCGAAGTCGCGCTCTCGAAGGGGCGCAAGGCCCGGATCTCCTTCCGCATCAACCCGGACGTGGATGCGCGCACCCATGCCAAGATCTCGACCGGCCGCTTCGACAACAAGTTCGGGGTGCCTATCAGCCGCGCGCGCGACATCTATCGCTGGGCGGCGACGCTGAAGGGCCTGTCCATCACCGGCGTCGACATGCATATCGGCAGCCAGATCACCGACCTTCGGCCCTTCGACGACGCCACGGGCCTGCTTTGCGAACTGGCGCGCGACCTGATGGCCGATGGCCACAAGCTGCACCACATCGATCTCGGCGGCGGCCTCGGCATCCCCTACCGCGAGGATAACGAGCCCCCGCCCGCTCCCGACGCCTTCGCCGCCGTCATCCGCCGGCACACCGGCCCGCTGGGCCTCAAGGTCATGTTCGAGCAGGGGCGGCTGATCGTCGGCAATGCCGGCATCCTCGTCACCTCGGTCATTTATGTGAAGCAGGGCGAGGCCAAGACCTTCGTGATCGTCGATGCGGCGATGAATGACCTCATCCGGCCCACGCTCTACGAGGCCTGGCACGGCCTCAAGCCGGTGAGCGAGCCGGGCGCGCAGACGCCCCGGATCGTGGCGGATGTGGTTGGGCCGGTCTGCGAGACAGGCGATTATCTGGCGCTGGCCCGCGAGATGCCGGCGGTGGCGGCGGGCGATCTTGTAGCCGTCATGTCCGCCGGCGCCTACGGCGCTGTCCAGTCCGGCACCTACAACACGCGCCTTCTCGTGCCCGAGGTGCTGGTCGAGGGCGATCGCTTCGCCGTGGTCAGGCCTCGCCCGGATTACGATGATGTGATCGGGCTCGACCACATTCCGGCCTGGCTGGCCTGA
- the argH gene encoding argininosuccinate lyase — protein sequence MSNRMWGGRFATGPDAIMEEINASIGFDRKLWRQDIRGSLAHAAMLEKTGILTAEDVASITKGLKAVEAEIEAGSFTFSRALEDIHMNVESRLRELIGPAAGRLHTARSRNDQVATDMRLWVRDTVDLIDQQLADVQFALAQKAREHAGSVMPGFTHLQSAQPVTFGHHLMAYVEMLARDRGRFADARRRMNECPLGAAALAGTSFPIDRHATAETLGFDRPTANSLDSVSDRDFALEALSAAAISAMHLSRFAEEIVLWTTPQFGFIRLSDSFTTGSSIMPQKRNPDAAELVRGKAGRVFGALQGLLTMMKGLPLTYSKDMQEDKEGVFDALQTLSLCLAAIGGMIRDMQPDLKTMKKAAGLGYATATDLADWLVRVLKMPFRDAHHVTGRLVGLASKKGVGLEKLSLDEMRAVEPAITDEVFAVLGVERSVRSRVSHGGTAPSQVRAQAARWLRRLEKERLANG from the coding sequence ATGAGCAACCGGATGTGGGGCGGGCGGTTCGCGACAGGCCCGGACGCCATCATGGAGGAGATCAACGCCTCCATCGGATTCGACCGGAAATTATGGCGCCAGGACATTCGCGGCTCTCTCGCCCATGCTGCGATGCTCGAAAAGACCGGCATCCTCACGGCCGAAGATGTGGCGTCGATCACCAAAGGCCTCAAGGCGGTCGAGGCGGAAATCGAAGCCGGAAGCTTCACGTTCTCGCGTGCGCTCGAGGACATCCACATGAATGTGGAGAGCCGCCTGCGTGAACTCATAGGCCCCGCCGCGGGCCGCCTGCACACCGCCCGCTCGCGCAACGACCAGGTCGCCACCGACATGCGCCTCTGGGTGCGCGATACGGTGGACCTGATCGACCAGCAGCTCGCCGACGTGCAATTCGCGCTTGCGCAGAAGGCGCGCGAGCATGCCGGGTCGGTCATGCCAGGCTTCACCCACCTGCAATCCGCCCAGCCGGTCACCTTCGGCCACCATCTGATGGCCTATGTGGAGATGCTGGCGCGGGACCGCGGCCGCTTCGCCGATGCCCGCCGCCGCATGAACGAGTGCCCGCTCGGTGCCGCCGCGCTGGCCGGCACCTCCTTTCCCATCGACCGGCACGCCACGGCCGAGACCCTGGGCTTCGACCGGCCTACCGCCAACTCGCTGGACTCGGTGTCCGACCGGGACTTCGCCCTCGAAGCCCTCTCAGCCGCGGCGATCTCGGCCATGCACCTGTCGCGCTTCGCCGAGGAGATCGTTCTGTGGACGACGCCGCAGTTCGGCTTCATCCGCCTGTCAGACAGCTTCACGACGGGCTCGTCCATCATGCCCCAGAAGCGCAATCCCGATGCGGCGGAGCTGGTGCGCGGCAAGGCTGGCCGCGTCTTCGGCGCCCTCCAGGGCCTGCTGACCATGATGAAGGGTCTGCCGCTGACCTATTCCAAGGACATGCAGGAGGACAAGGAGGGCGTGTTCGACGCGCTCCAGACGCTTTCGCTCTGCCTCGCGGCCATTGGCGGCATGATCCGCGACATGCAGCCCGACCTCAAGACGATGAAGAAGGCTGCGGGCCTCGGCTACGCCACCGCGACCGATCTCGCCGACTGGCTGGTGCGCGTGCTCAAGATGCCCTTCCGCGACGCGCACCACGTGACGGGCCGCCTTGTCGGCCTCGCCTCGAAAAAAGGCGTGGGGCTGGAAAAGCTCAGCCTTGACGAGATGCGCGCCGTCGAGCCGGCCATCACCGATGAGGTTTTCGCGGTGCTCGGTGTCGAGCGCTCGGTGAGGAGCCGCGTCAGCCATGGCGGAACCGCGCCGTCCCAGGTCCGCGCCCAGGCCGCCCGCTGGCTGCGCCGCCTCGAGAAGGAGCGGCTCGCAAACGGCTGA
- a CDS encoding cob(I)yrinic acid a,c-diamide adenosyltransferase has product MVVLNRIYTRTGDQGTTALSTGERRPKYDLRVATYGTVDETNATLGMARLHTASEDPRLDEMLNRIQNDLFDLGAELATPETGEKLAWEPLKIVQSQVDRLEREIDELNGGLEPLRSFVLPGGTPGAACLHLARTVSRRAERMMVELAQTPGETVAEPALKYMNRLSDFLFVASRHLNRLASGDVLWVPGKNR; this is encoded by the coding sequence ATGGTCGTTCTGAACCGCATCTACACCCGCACTGGCGATCAGGGCACCACGGCGCTGAGCACCGGCGAGCGTCGTCCCAAATATGACCTGCGGGTCGCCACCTACGGCACGGTGGATGAAACCAACGCCACGCTCGGCATGGCGCGTCTGCACACCGCCAGCGAAGACCCGCGCCTCGACGAGATGCTCAATCGCATCCAGAATGACCTTTTCGATCTGGGAGCCGAGCTGGCCACGCCGGAAACCGGCGAGAAGCTGGCCTGGGAGCCGCTGAAGATCGTGCAGAGCCAGGTCGATCGCCTCGAGCGCGAGATCGATGAACTCAATGGCGGCCTCGAGCCGCTGCGCTCCTTCGTGCTGCCGGGCGGGACCCCCGGCGCGGCCTGCCTGCATCTGGCGCGCACGGTGTCGCGCCGGGCCGAGCGCATGATGGTGGAGCTGGCCCAGACGCCCGGTGAGACAGTTGCCGAGCCAGCGCTCAAATACATGAACAGGCTGTCGGATTTCCTGTTCGTGGCGTCGCGCCACCTCAATCGCCTCGCCTCCGGCGACGTGCTGTGGGTGCCGGGCAAAAACAGGTGA